Proteins from a single region of Macrotis lagotis isolate mMagLag1 chromosome 2, bilby.v1.9.chrom.fasta, whole genome shotgun sequence:
- the LOC141513006 gene encoding plasma membrane calcium-transporting ATPase 4-like, whose amino-acid sequence MKSSQSHPTNSVDAEDLTKDFGCTLQELRSLMELRSTDAVTHINEQYGSVLGICEKLNTSPIEGLSGNPDDLERRKRVFGKNFIPPKKPKTFLELVWEALQDATLIILEVAAVISLGLSFYHPPEDGNDQCGQVTTSGKDELEAGWIEGTAILFSVAIVVLVTAFNDWSKEKQFRGLQSRIEQEQKFAVIRKGQIIQLPVMEIVVGDIIQIKYGDLLPADGVLVQGNDLKIDESNLTGESDHVKKSIQKDPMLLSGTQVMEGSGRVLVTAVGVNSQTGIIFALLGASESSEDSKPSKKQNTLPENRNKAKTEDGVPLETQPLQNHEDFSEEDLRSRGPKEKSVLQGKLTRLAVQIGKAGLFMSVITVLVLILSFAIHTFGLQGQIWKKECTPVYIQYFVKFFIIGITVLVVAVPEGLPLAVTISLACSVKKMMKDNNLVRHLDACETMGNATAICSDKTGTLTLNRMTVVQVYIGDTHYKTVPSADVIAPNTLILLVSGIAINSGYTSKILPPEKEGGLPRQVGNKTECALLGLVKDLKCDYQAIRNEVPEEKFYKIYIFNSACKSMNTVIKNQDGTFLMYSKGASEILLKKCSWILDKNGNSQLFKHKEQESIARKVIEKMACEGLRTICLAYRDFTEEPNWENESEILSLLTCIAVVGIEDPVRPEVPEAICKSQRAGITVRMVTGDNINTTRTIAIKCGILSHHDEYLCIECKDFNQVFQNEKGEVQQEQLDKIWPRLRVLARSSPTDKHTLVKGIIDSTVGDQRQVVAVTGDGTNDGPALKKADVGFAMGIAGTDVAKEASDIILTDDNFSSIVKAVMWGRNVYDSISKFLQFQLTVNVVAVIVAFFGACITQDSPLKAVQMLWVNLIMDTFASLALATEPPTEALLLRKPYGRDKPLISRTMMKNILGHAIFQLVVIFTLLFLGEEFFDIDSGRKASLNAPPSQHYTIVFNTFVLMQLFNEINARKIHGERNIFEGMFNNPIFCSVLVGTFISQVLIVEFGGKPFNCTNLTLSQWLWCLFLGMGELIWGQVINSVPTSRLPFLKTAGHAITKEEISQRHLAEGMEEFDHGEMELRRSQILWFRGLNRIQTQIQVVNKFQMAAGSYPGAMRRQNTKSLREINPVSTHILVDISPLNSTASSSVGNKGHKRIP is encoded by the exons GATTGTCCGGGAACCCTGATGATCTGGAAAGACGCAAGAGGGTGTTTGGAAAAAACTTCATTCCCCCTAAAAAGCCCAAGACCTTTTTGGAGTTAGTATGGGAGGCTCTACAAGATGCCACACTCATCATTCTGGAGGTTGCAGCAGTCATCTCTCTAGGCCTGTCCTTCTACCATCCTCCTGAAGACGGCAATGACC AGTGTGGTCAAGTCACAACTTCTGGAAAGGATGAGTTAGAGGCCGGCTGGATCGAAGGGACAGCTATCCTATTTTCGGTCGCCATTGTGGTGCTGGTGACAGCCTTCAATGACTGGAGCAAGGAGAAGCAGTTCCGAGGCCTACAGAGTCGTATTGAGCAAGAACAGAAGTTCGCTGTTATCCGAAAAGGCCAAATCATCCAATTGCCTGTCATGGAGATCGTGGTGGGAGATATCATCCAAATCAAATATG GTGACCTGTTGCCTGCAGATGGGGTCCTGGTACAAGGGAATGATCTGAAAATTGATGAGAGTAACCTAACTGGGGAATCTGATCATGTCAAGAAGTCTATTCAGAAGGATCCCATGCTACTTTCAG GAACCCAGGTGATGGAAGGATCTGGCCGGGTGCTAGTGACTGCGGTGGGAGTGAATTCCCAAACTGGGATAATCTTCGCCCTTTTGGGGGCATCAGAGAGTTCTGAGGATTCCAAACCCA gtaaaaaacaaaacaccctcCCTGAAAATCGCAATAAAG CTAAAACTGAAGATGGTGTGCCTCTAGAAACCCAGCCCCTTCAGAACCATGAAGACTTTTCAGAAGAAGATTTGAGAAGCCGGGGGCCCAAGGAAAAGTCAGTACTACAGGGTAAACTGACCCGCCTGGCTGTTCAGATTGGGAAAGCTG GTCTTTTCATGTCTGTTATCACAGTTCTCGTCTTAATATTGTCCTTTGCGATCCACACATTTGGATTGCAAGGTCAGATTTGGAAGAAAGAATGCACCCCCGTCTACATCCAGTACTTTGTCAAGTTCTTCATCATTGGGATCACTGTGCTTGTCGTGGCTGTACCAGAAGGGTTGCCATTGGCTGTCACCATCTCACTGGCCTGTTCTGTCAAA AAAATGATGAAGGATAATAACCTCGTGCGTCACCTGGATGCCTGTGAAACTATGGGGAATGCCACGGCCATCTGCTCAGACAAGACAGGCACACTGACCTTGAACCGCATGACAGTGGTACAGGTCTACATAGGGGACACCCACTACAAGACGGTCCCTAGTGCAGATGTCATTGCACCTAATACCCTGATCCTCCTTGTCAGCGGCATTGCCATCAACAGTGGCTACACCTCCAAGATCTTG cctccagagaaagaaggaggacTTCCTCGGCAGGTGGGCAACAAGACCGAGTGTGCCTTACTGGGCTTGGTCAAGGATCTGAAATGTGACTACCAGGCAATAAGGAATGAGGTACCAGAGGAAAAATTCTACAAAATCTACATCTTCAATTCAGCGTGTAAATCAATGAACACAGTTATCAAGAACCAAGATGGGACTTTTCTAATGTACAGCAAGGGGGCCTCAGAGATTCTCCTGAAAAA gtgctcctggatctTGGACAAAAATGGGAATTCACAGTTGTTCAAGCACAAAGAACAAGAAAGCATAGCACGTAAAGTAATCGAGAAGATGGCCTGTGAGGGACTTCGGACCATTTGTCTTGCTTACCGGGACTTCACAGAGGAGCCTAACTGGGAAAACGAAAGTGAGATACTCTCTTTGTTGACTTGCATCGCTGTGGTTGGCATTGAAGACCCTGTGCGACCAGAG GTCCCTGAAGCCATCTGCAAGAGCCAAAGAGCTGGCATCACTGTTCGCATGGTGACAGGAGACAATATCAATACAACCCGAACTATTGCCATTAAGTGTGGCATCCTGAGTCATCATGATGAATACCTCTGTATAGAGTGCAAAGACTTCAACCAAGTTTTCCAAAATGAGAAGGGTGAG GTGCAGCAGGAACAGTTAGACAAGATATGGCCCAGGCTTCGGGTGCTGGCTAGATCATCCCCTACTGACAAGCACACACTCGTGAAAG GCATCATTGACAGCACTGTGGGGGATCAACGGCAGGTGGTGGCTGTTACTGGGGATGGTACCAACGATGGGCCAGCCTTGAAGAAAGCAGATGTCGGCTTTGCCATG GGCATTGCAGGCACAGATGTGGCAAAGGAGGCATCCGACATCATTCTAACAGATGACAACTTTTCCAGTATTGTTAAGGCAGTGATGTGGGGTCGAAATGTCTATGATAGCATTTCCAAGTTCCTACAGTTCCAACTTACTGTCAATGTGGTGGCTGTGATTGTGGCCTTCTTTGGGGCCTGTATCACCCAG GATTCCCCACTGAAAGCTGTGCAGATGTTGTGGGTGAACCTGATCATGGATACTTTTGCCTCCCTGGCCCTGGCTACTGAACCACCCACGGAAGCATTGCTGCTGAGAAAACCCTATGGCCGAGACAAGCCACTAATCTCCAGGACCATGATGAAAAATATCCTTGGCCATGCAATCTTTCAACTTGTCGTCATCTTTACCCTTCTCTTTCTTG GTGAAGAGTTCTTTGACATCGACAGTGGGAGGAAAGCCAGCCTAAACGCCCCACCCTCCCAACATTATACCATTGTATTTAATACTTTTGTGCTAATGCAGCTCTTCAATGAAATCAATGCCCGAAAAATCCATGGGGAGAGGAATATTTTTGAAGGCATGTTCAATAACCCCATCTTCTGTTCTGTGCTGGTGGGCACATTTATCTCCCAG gtCCTGATAGTGGAATTTGGGGGCAAACCTTTTAACTGCACAAACCTTACCTTGAGCCAGTGGCTATGGTGTCTTTTCCTTGGGATGGGAGAGCTGATCTGGGGCCAG GTAATTAACTCAGTACCTACTTCAAGATTGCCTTTCTTGAAGACTGCTGGCCATGCCATCACCAAAGAAGAAATCAGCCAGAGACACCTGGCTGAGGGAATGGAAGAATTTGACCATGGAGAAATGGAGCTGCGCCGTAGCCAGATTCTCTGGTTCCGGGGCCTGAATCGCATCCAGACACAG ATCCAGGTAGTTAACAAATTCCAGATGGCGGCCGGCTCTTATCCGGGAGCCATGAGGAGACAGAACACCAAGAGTCTGCGAGAAATAAATCCTGTTTCTACCCACATTCTTGTAGATATTTCTCCACTCAATTCTACTGCTTCATCTTCTGTGGGCA ATAAAGGTCATAAACGCATTCCATAG